One Coccinella septempunctata chromosome 1, icCocSept1.1, whole genome shotgun sequence DNA window includes the following coding sequences:
- the LOC123321274 gene encoding neuropeptides capa receptor: protein MESTFSPEDFYSWTSLVETFQFYYIPILVCLGTVGNSISVYVFFHSKKMRHLSSSYYLSALAVSDTLFLLSIFMVWLRFFEIDVFNNEGTCQALIYISAVCSFLSVWLVVAFTLERFIAVKYPLNQRSVWTVARAKLVILSLVVFAIILYIPLVYLSAITDHSGTSICGIQPELADLAIKFNYIDTFLTYVAPVTIITFLNIWIGKILFHFTKIRRGMTMRGSRFGKASDSLKLKYANTISQKSITKMLLMVSTVFLCFNFPSYILRIVAYLIEVKAVTVYPSYTLQQLQQWCQLLFYTNFGINFILYCVSGKNFRRALKNLLKIKRPQRSGKSEIIVLTDSRVQSSGSSLASIRRKLNFL from the exons ATGGAAAGCACATTTTCGCCGGAAGACTTTTACTCGTGGACCTCCCTGGTTGAGACGTTCCAATTTTACTACATTCCCATTCTG GTTTGTCTAGGGACTGTTGGTAATTCCATCTCCGTTTACGTGTTCTTCCACAGCAAAAAAATGAGACACCTTTCATCGTCTTACTATTTGTCCGCCTTGGCAGTAAGTGACACCTTATTCCTGCTATCGATTTTCATGGTTTGGCTTCGTTTTTTCGAAATAGACGTGTTCAACAACGAAGGCACATGTCAAGCCCTGATCTACATCAGTGCAGTTTGCAGTTTCTTGAGCGTATGGCTGGTGGTTGCCTTCACGCTGGAGAGATTCATTGCCGTCAAGTATCCTTTGAATCAACGTTCG GTATGGACAGTGGCCAGAGCAAAATTAGTAATACTCAGCCTTGTAGTATTTGCTATTATCCTTTATATACCGCTCGTTTACTTGTCCGCAATAACCGACCATAGTGGTACAAGCATCTGCGGAATTCAACCCGAACTGGCCGATTTGGCAATCAAATTCAACTACATAGACACCTTTCTGACCTACGTGGCACCAGTCACAATAATCACGTTCCTAAATATATGGATAGGAAAGATCCTATTTCATTTCACCAAGATAAGAAGAGGAATGACTATGAGAGGAAGTAGATTCGGAAAGGCATCCGACTCGCTGAAATTGAAATACGCTAATACGATATCCCAGAAGAGTATCACCAAAATGCTGCTGATGGTGTCCACCGTCTTTCTATGCTTCAATTTTCCTAGTTACATTTTGAGAATAGTTGCTTATTTAATTGAG GTGAAAGCAGTGACAGTATATCCTTCGTATACTTTGCAGCAGTTACAGCAATGGTGTCAGCTGCTTTTTTATACAAATTTCGGTATAAACTTCATTCTTTATTGTGTGAGCGGTAAAAATTTTCGAAGAGCTCTCAAGAATTTGCTGAAAATTAAACGGCCACAGCGTTCtggaaaaagtgaaattatCGTTCTAACTG ATAGCAGAGTACAATCTAGTGGAAGCTCATTGGCATCTATAAGAAGAAAGCTGAATTtcctttga